The DNA window TGAACACAGCCGGGCAACAGAAGCAGCGGGAGGAGGCAGCATAGCCTTTTCATCGTCCAGCCTCTATGACGGCCCGACCGCGCCCGCAATAGCGCAGCGCCGAAGCGGGAAAAGCGTTGACAAGCCCGCCCCCTCCCCTTAGCTGACGCCATTCCAGCGCGAGGCCGGTGGCTTCGCGCCTTTTTGGTTTTCGCGCTGGGTAACAGATTTATCGAACCCTGAATCGAGTGAAAAGCCCATGTTCGCGATCGTGCGCACGGGCGGCAAGCAATATCGCGTAGCCGCCGGAGACAAAATTGCCGTCGAAAAGCTGTCCGGTGAAGCCGGTGACAGCGTAACGCTGGACGATGTCCTGATGGCCGGCGAAGGTGCCGACCTTAAGGATGTGTCGAAGCTGAGCGTCGGTGCGCGCATCATTGCGCAGGACAAGACCGACAAGGTCATCGTTTTCAAGAAGCGCCGCCGGCACAATTATCGCCGCAAGCAGGGCCACCGTCAGCAGGTTACCCTGCTGGAGATCCTGTCGATCGGTGATGAGAAGGCCGCGCCGAAGAAGGCCGCTGCTGCCAAGTCCAGTGACGAAGCCAAGCCCGCCAAGGCCGCTGCCGACAAGGCAACGCCGAAGAAGGCGACCGCCGAGGGCAAGGGCAAGGCTGAGACCGTGACCAAGCAGGCGCCGTCCGAGAACGCTGCGAAGAACGAAGAAAAGGAAGGCTGAGCCATGGCACATAAGAAAGCAGGCGGTTCGTCGCGCAACGGTCGCGACTCAGCAGGTAAGCGTCTTGGCGTGAAGAAGTTCGGCGGCGAGCAGGTCGTCGGCGGCAACATCATCATGCGCCAGCGCGGCACCAAGATTTATCCGGGCACCAATGTTGGTCTCGGCAAGGATCACACGCTTTTCGCCCTTACCGAGGGCCGAGTCCGATTCCATGGCGGCAAGCTTGGCCGCAAATATGTGTCGGTAGACATGGCCGCCGAAGCGGCAGAATAAGCGGACAGTCGTTAAAGGGCTGTCCCGATGGGATGGCCCGGAGATCTCGGTAAAACGAGATGTCGCAATCGGAAGGGAGACGGGCCGCCCCGCCTCCCTTTTTTGTCGTGTCCGGTGCGCGAAAGTGCCGACCCGACAGAAAGATCATCTCCCTTCAAGGACGTCGCCCGCGTTTCCCGAAGCCGTCATATCGCGGCGCTAGGGGGCTCCGGCGGCGGGAGGAGCGAGAGACATGTTTGCGATTACCGAAAGGCTTTTGTTGCGGCCCCCATGGCCGGAAGATGCGGCTGCGATTTTCGAGGCGGCCAATGACGAGCGGCTGGTCCGCAATCTGGCCCGCCTGCCCTGGCCCTATCGCCCCAACGATGCCGACTTCTATTGCAAGATGGCTGCTGCCGATCCCCTGCCCCATCTGCTGATCTTCGATCGCACGATCGAGCGTCCGCGGTTGATCGGCACCTGCGGCCTGGATGAAACGGAAGGCCGGATCGCGCTGGGATACTGGATCCGGCACGATGCCTGGAACAAGGGCTATGCCACAGAAGCAGGCCGCGCGCTGGTCGCGATGGGCCGCGCGCTCGGCTATCGGCGTCTGACGGCCACCCATTTCGTCGACAACCCGGCCTCGGGCGCGGTTCTGCGCAAGATCGGCTTTCGGGATACCGGGCGGATCGAGGCACGGTGGAGCGAAGGCCGCCAAAGCCGCGCGCCGGCACGGCACTTCGAATGGCTGGCAAGCGACGTCGAAGCCGACATGGAATTGGAGAAGCGACCGGAAGCCGCCTGAATAACGTCAGGCTGCGTGCGCGATCTGCTGCGGTTCGTGCTCTTTGACAGGTTGGGCCGCGGGCGCCGGGCTGGCGGCATCGGCAAACACGGATTCGCCCATGGGAATCAGATCGCGATCATCGATCTGCCAGGGGTGAAAGCCGGGCTTGAAGAACTTGATCCAGTCACCCAAGGCCGCGCGGCCCAGCCCATTCTTCGCGAAGGCGCAGCGCAGGATGGCAGGCAGCGATTTACGCGCACTCCAGCCATCCTGACGCAGCAGATGAATCTGACCGCGAATCCGGTTTTTCACGAAGCCGACGGAAATGAGCGCCAGCGCGAGGCAGCGTGTCCAATAGCGCCGCGCGGGCGACCAGTCCTCGGTCGCCAGCATCCAGGTATCGAAGCAGACGCCCTTATGCTCGATTTCTTCCACCGCGTGCCAGGACCATATCCGGCGCATTTCCGGTTCGGCCCGCTCCATCATTGCCTCGTTTTTCAAGGTGGCTGACGAAAGGATCGCCGTCAGATGTTCAAAGCACATGGTGTAGGTTAGCCGGGCGATCGCATGCTTGCCGCGCACGGCATCGATCACGTCGTCGACAACGGCTTCGAGTGCGCTGACATCATACCCGCCGGCGATGATCCCGCGGTTGAAGGCGACATGCTCACGCCCGTGGAGCGCCTCCTGACGGATAAATTCGCGAATTTCCACACCAAGCTTTTCGCCCGCGCGCCGCTGCCATGGGCGGATACACTCGATGAAGAACGCCTCGCCCTTCGGAAAAACTACCGATAGCGAGTTGAAAAATGACGTTGCGACCGGATCACCTCCTAGCCAATGGCGCATCGGTGTCTGGTCCCGGTCATAGCGAAATGTTCTTCGCTTAATCGTAGGCCAAGCTGCCTCCTGCTCCTTCGTCATAATACGCCCCCCAATCGACAAATGTCTGGGAGCATTAAACAATAGCAAGCGTAACACAGGGATAATGGCTGTGGTTAACGCACTGGAAGGTTAGCGCGGATTGATCCGTTTCGGACCGATCCGCGCCTTTACGTCAGATGCTTGTAGCGGGCTCAGCCCGCGCGGAAACCGCGGCGGCATAGTCGCTCTCTGTCAGATCGATCAACGCGCGGTCGTCCTGTTGCCAGGGATGAAAGCCGGGCCGGAAATAAGCGAGCCACGGCAGCGCAATATTACGGACCATGCCGGGGCGCACCAGCGCGAAGCGAGCGAGGCCCCACCAGGCGCGCGGACCGGTGATACCATCCTGGGCCAGCAGATCGAGCATTCCGCTCACGCGATAGCGTATAAACAGGAAGGTGGTGAGCAGCATCGAAATGCTGCGCAGGCGCCAGCGCTTGAATGGCGACCAGTCGCGCGCCGCGTGCCGCCAGACATCGAAGGCAACGCCCTTATGTTCGATCTCCTCGATCGCATGCCAACGCCATAAATCTGCCGTTTCCTGCTCGGCATCCGCGAAATGCGCCGGATTTTTGAGAGCTTCATGCGCCATGATCGCCGTAAAATGCTCCAGCGCGATGGTGACCATCAACGACGCGATCTTCGGGCGGTCGGCGGTAAGAGCCAGCTGATCCTCCACGCGCTTTTCCAGACGGGATAGATCATAGCCGGCCTGCGATGCGCGGCGGTTGAAGGCCAGATGCTCACGGCTGTGCATCACCTCCTGCTGGGTGAAAGCGCGGACTTCACGGGCCAGCCGATCGGGCACGCCGTCGCGGAACGCCTTGACGCTTTCCACGAAGAACGCTTCGCCCAGCGGGAACGTGGCCGACAGGGCATTGTAGAACGCCGTGCCAAAAGGGTCTCCCCCGTTCCACCACCTTAGCTGATCGACCGATTGGCGACCAAAGCGTCGATCGCGCGGCGTGATCGCAAGATCCGCTGGTGCTCCGATATCGCTGCCGCGAAAAAAGTTCTTCAAAACTGCGAGAGCCATAATGACCTCCTTCGGCATTGCCAGAAACTGCTCAGGCATCTTATTTACACCAACGAAAATTAAGGATTACTGACAAGCGTGTCAATAAGCTCTCTGCCCCGCCGTCGTCTGAGCCCGGAGGAAAGTCGCCTCGTCGCATTGGAAGCGGCCCGAGAAATTCTTCTGGAGAGCGGCCCACAGGCCGTCACGCTCAAGGCGGTGGCGACGCGGATCGGTAAGACACACGCCAATTTGCTCCACCATTTCGGCAGCGCATCCGGGCTCCAGCGCGCACTCGCGACTTTCCACGCCCGCTCGATCTGCGAGACCATTGCCGCGACGGTCCTGAAAACGCGGGCTGGCACGGCCACATCGCGTGATATTGTCGATCTTACCTTCGATGCGTTCGATCAGGAAGGCGGCGGTGCACTGGCCGCGTGGATGCTGGCATCAGGCAATGAGGACGCGCTCGATCCGATCGTCGAATCGATCCATGATCTGGTCGATCAGCTCAGTCTGGCGCCCCTGATCGGCGAAGAGCTTCAGGAAAGCACGCTGGCACTGGTCCTGATGGCATTGGGCGATGCGCTGATGGGCGGCCCACTGGCGTCCTCACTGGGTCTGCCGCGCAGCCGCGCCCGCGACCTCGCCGAAGCGCGCCTCGACGCCATTGTCGAGCGCTGGCGCGCGATAGACTTGCAAGACTAATCGCCGGCAGAGCAACCATTGCCAGCGCGAGCTTCGTCCGCCCGTCGACAGTACAATTTCCAGTGAAATCTGGTGGAGCCGAGGGGAATCGAACCCCTGACCTCGTCATTGCGAACGACGCGCTCTCCCAACTGAGCTACGGCCCCTCACCAGGAACGCGGGGATATAACGGGCGCGTTGGCGTGCTGCAAAGGCTAATTTTGCCGATTGGCCTACCGTGCGCAGCGTCATCAAAACTGGCCTTCCCCGCTCGGCTGCTCTAACGGCGGGGCCATGCATTTCCTCGATCAAGCCAAGATCCATCTGAAATCCGGCGCCGGCGGCCCCGGCGCAGTGAGCTTTCGCCGCGAAAAATATGTCGAATATGGCGGTCCGGACGGTGGCAATGGCGGCAAGGGCGGCGACGTCATCTTCGTCGCCGTGCCCGGCCTGAACACCCTCATCGATTTCCGCTACAACCAGCATTTCCGCGCCCAGCGCGGCCATGGCGGCATGGGGCGCGATCGCACTGGCGCGGGCGGCAAGGACATGATTATCGAAGTGCCCATCGGCACGCAGATCCTGGCCGACGACGAAGAGCGCAGCCTGCTCGCCGATCTGACCGAGGAGGGGCAGCGCGTTACGCTGCTGCGCGGCGGTGACGGCGGGCGCGGCAATGCCAGCTACAAGTCCAGCACCAACCGCGCACCGCGCCAGCACGGCATGGGCTGGCCGGCGGAGGAACGCGATGTCTGGCTGCGCCTGAAACTGCTGGCCGATGTCGGCCTGGTGGGCCTGCCCAATGCGGGCAAATCCACCTTCATCAATCAGGTGACCGGCACGAACGCCAAGGTCGGCGCCTATCCCTTCACCACCATCAATCCGCAGCTCGGCGTGGTGCGGCACAAGGCGCGCGAATTCGTGTTGGCCGATATTCCGGGCCTGATCGAGGGCGCGGCGGAAGGCGCCGGGATCGGCGATCGGTTCCTGGGCCATATCGAACGCTGCCGCCTGCTCATCCACCTGATCGACGCAACCGGCGACGATCCGATGGAAGCCTACCGCATCGTGCGGACCGAGCTGGAGAATTACGGCGAGGGGCTTGGCGACAAGCCCGAACTGATCGCGCTCAACAAGGGCGATCTGCTGGGCGACGAGCTGATGGACGATGTGGCCGC is part of the Novosphingopyxis iocasae genome and encodes:
- a CDS encoding metal-dependent hydrolase gives rise to the protein MALAVLKNFFRGSDIGAPADLAITPRDRRFGRQSVDQLRWWNGGDPFGTAFYNALSATFPLGEAFFVESVKAFRDGVPDRLAREVRAFTQQEVMHSREHLAFNRRASQAGYDLSRLEKRVEDQLALTADRPKIASLMVTIALEHFTAIMAHEALKNPAHFADAEQETADLWRWHAIEEIEHKGVAFDVWRHAARDWSPFKRWRLRSISMLLTTFLFIRYRVSGMLDLLAQDGITGPRAWWGLARFALVRPGMVRNIALPWLAYFRPGFHPWQQDDRALIDLTESDYAAAVSARAEPATSI
- a CDS encoding TetR/AcrR family transcriptional regulator, yielding MSSLPRRRLSPEESRLVALEAAREILLESGPQAVTLKAVATRIGKTHANLLHHFGSASGLQRALATFHARSICETIAATVLKTRAGTATSRDIVDLTFDAFDQEGGGALAAWMLASGNEDALDPIVESIHDLVDQLSLAPLIGEELQESTLALVLMALGDALMGGPLASSLGLPRSRARDLAEARLDAIVERWRAIDLQD
- a CDS encoding GNAT family N-acetyltransferase, yielding MFAITERLLLRPPWPEDAAAIFEAANDERLVRNLARLPWPYRPNDADFYCKMAAADPLPHLLIFDRTIERPRLIGTCGLDETEGRIALGYWIRHDAWNKGYATEAGRALVAMGRALGYRRLTATHFVDNPASGAVLRKIGFRDTGRIEARWSEGRQSRAPARHFEWLASDVEADMELEKRPEAA
- the obgE gene encoding GTPase ObgE, which gives rise to MHFLDQAKIHLKSGAGGPGAVSFRREKYVEYGGPDGGNGGKGGDVIFVAVPGLNTLIDFRYNQHFRAQRGHGGMGRDRTGAGGKDMIIEVPIGTQILADDEERSLLADLTEEGQRVTLLRGGDGGRGNASYKSSTNRAPRQHGMGWPAEERDVWLRLKLLADVGLVGLPNAGKSTFINQVTGTNAKVGAYPFTTINPQLGVVRHKAREFVLADIPGLIEGAAEGAGIGDRFLGHIERCRLLIHLIDATGDDPMEAYRIVRTELENYGEGLGDKPELIALNKGDLLGDELMDDVAAGLKDQGIELLTISAATGEGMDKLLDKVLEQLPARSSIERKRAVDELDSEGDVIDWSPLR
- the rplU gene encoding 50S ribosomal protein L21; protein product: MFAIVRTGGKQYRVAAGDKIAVEKLSGEAGDSVTLDDVLMAGEGADLKDVSKLSVGARIIAQDKTDKVIVFKKRRRHNYRRKQGHRQQVTLLEILSIGDEKAAPKKAAAAKSSDEAKPAKAAADKATPKKATAEGKGKAETVTKQAPSENAAKNEEKEG
- a CDS encoding metal-dependent hydrolase — protein: MRHWLGGDPVATSFFNSLSVVFPKGEAFFIECIRPWQRRAGEKLGVEIREFIRQEALHGREHVAFNRGIIAGGYDVSALEAVVDDVIDAVRGKHAIARLTYTMCFEHLTAILSSATLKNEAMMERAEPEMRRIWSWHAVEEIEHKGVCFDTWMLATEDWSPARRYWTRCLALALISVGFVKNRIRGQIHLLRQDGWSARKSLPAILRCAFAKNGLGRAALGDWIKFFKPGFHPWQIDDRDLIPMGESVFADAASPAPAAQPVKEHEPQQIAHAA
- the rpmA gene encoding 50S ribosomal protein L27 — protein: MAHKKAGGSSRNGRDSAGKRLGVKKFGGEQVVGGNIIMRQRGTKIYPGTNVGLGKDHTLFALTEGRVRFHGGKLGRKYVSVDMAAEAAE